In Mastigocladopsis repens PCC 10914, a single window of DNA contains:
- a CDS encoding glycosyltransferase: MFWSSFSSIASKSRQSFISIARSLGLHVVELDLSIPFTAARARNAGFEYLLQVQPNIEFVQFVDGDCRVVEGWLEHAVRELISQPDVVVVCGRRREELRANSIYNRLCDIEWDTPVGEAKACGGDAMMRVSALKQVGGFNPTLIAGEEPELCVRLRQEGGKILRINAEMTWHDAQITRFGQWWKRSLRAGHAYAEGSWLHGRSPERHWVKESRSIWFWGLLLPLLAVATAWLTSCLSILFMLVAYAFLGYKVYKNTLQRGFQSGDAILYSLSCALGKFPQVQGQIQFHISRLLKRQRTLVEYKSATSY; encoded by the coding sequence TTGTTTTGGAGCAGTTTTTCCAGTATAGCTTCCAAATCCCGCCAATCTTTTATCTCAATAGCTCGCTCCCTCGGTCTCCATGTCGTGGAGCTTGATTTATCTATTCCGTTTACTGCGGCTCGTGCGAGAAATGCAGGGTTTGAATATCTATTACAAGTACAACCAAATATCGAATTTGTCCAGTTTGTAGATGGAGACTGTCGGGTTGTAGAGGGATGGTTGGAACATGCAGTGCGTGAATTGATTTCCCAGCCTGACGTTGTCGTGGTGTGTGGTCGGCGGCGGGAAGAATTAAGAGCAAACTCCATTTACAATCGCCTGTGTGACATTGAGTGGGACACTCCCGTTGGTGAAGCTAAAGCCTGTGGTGGTGACGCCATGATGCGAGTAAGCGCACTCAAACAGGTTGGAGGGTTCAATCCTACCTTGATTGCCGGTGAAGAACCAGAATTGTGTGTGCGATTGCGTCAAGAGGGTGGGAAGATTTTACGTATAAATGCTGAGATGACATGGCACGATGCTCAAATCACCCGTTTTGGTCAGTGGTGGAAGCGATCGCTGCGAGCAGGTCATGCTTATGCTGAGGGGTCTTGGTTACACGGTCGCAGTCCTGAACGACATTGGGTCAAAGAAAGCCGAAGTATTTGGTTTTGGGGTTTGCTTTTGCCACTACTAGCAGTTGCGACTGCATGGTTAACTTCGTGTCTGAGCATACTGTTCATGTTAGTGGCTTATGCCTTCTTGGGCTACAAGGTATATAAAAATACTTTGCAACGAGGATTTCAGTCAGGGGATGCAATTCTCTACTCCTTGTCTTGTGCGTTAGGTAAATTCCCGCAAGTGCAGGGTCAGATCCAGTTTCACATCTCCCGGTTGCTCAAACGGCAGCGTACCTTAGTTGAATACAAGAGTGCTACCTCCTATTGA
- a CDS encoding O-antigen ligase family protein, whose translation MKKKYLEIAEKGFVIIGLTFFTGAFDIGLTLSTGPLLPGIIRTAIRYLIWLTSLLLICLNWKDALRTVNRDKILWILTLIILLSFIWSEDTQFTLKNSREVWQMTSFGLYFATRFSLKQQVQFIAWTFGIGALLSIVLALGLPSYAIHQDDHPGAWRGIYDYKNTFGSMMIISSLAFFLLPTDNPRQRLYKWAGVGISLAMILLSTSKTSLVLYFLLVLILVFYSKFRWRGKITVIFLDLGVLILGCVGTLVIGNWVALITGLGKDPTLTGRTIMWSVILHRLQERPWLGFGRGAFWVPGSKYAIEVGRSVGNGFIAPHAHNGFIDFALDVGYIGLLLFLLSYLIAFFRALKRAYATKHSEDLWPLAFLIFLAMNNMTESYLLRLANIYWVLYVTTAFSVFRRKQPSQLKTS comes from the coding sequence ATGAAAAAAAAATATCTGGAAATTGCTGAGAAAGGCTTCGTTATTATAGGGTTAACATTCTTTACAGGAGCCTTTGACATAGGCTTAACCTTATCCACAGGTCCGTTACTTCCAGGCATCATCAGAACAGCAATCAGATATTTGATTTGGCTAACTTCGCTACTGTTAATTTGCCTCAATTGGAAAGATGCCTTACGCACAGTTAATCGAGATAAGATACTCTGGATATTAACACTAATAATCTTGCTATCGTTTATTTGGTCAGAGGATACACAATTTACTCTTAAAAATAGCCGTGAGGTTTGGCAAATGACCTCGTTTGGCTTATATTTTGCGACACGATTTAGCTTGAAACAGCAAGTACAATTCATTGCTTGGACATTTGGTATAGGAGCTTTGCTGAGTATTGTTCTCGCCCTAGGATTACCTTCTTATGCCATACATCAAGACGATCATCCAGGAGCATGGAGAGGAATCTACGACTATAAGAATACCTTTGGCAGCATGATGATTATCAGCTCATTAGCATTTTTTTTGCTGCCCACCGACAACCCACGACAGCGCCTTTATAAGTGGGCAGGTGTTGGTATATCGTTGGCAATGATCCTACTTTCTACTTCCAAAACTTCGCTTGTTCTCTATTTCCTTCTTGTCTTAATTTTAGTTTTCTATAGTAAATTTCGTTGGCGGGGAAAGATAACTGTAATTTTTTTAGACCTTGGAGTTCTTATCTTAGGATGTGTGGGGACATTAGTTATCGGTAACTGGGTCGCTCTCATAACTGGCTTGGGAAAAGATCCCACTTTAACTGGACGAACGATAATGTGGAGTGTTATTCTACATAGGCTTCAGGAGAGACCCTGGTTAGGTTTTGGTCGTGGCGCATTTTGGGTACCAGGAAGTAAGTATGCCATAGAAGTAGGTAGGTCTGTTGGAAATGGTTTCATCGCACCTCATGCTCACAATGGCTTCATTGATTTCGCACTTGATGTTGGCTATATAGGGTTATTACTTTTTCTACTTAGTTATCTCATAGCCTTTTTTAGGGCACTAAAACGGGCTTACGCCACTAAACATTCAGAAGACCTTTGGCCTTTGGCATTTCTGATTTTCCTGGCAATGAATAACATGACGGAAAGTTACTTGCTGCGTCTAGCAAATATATATTGGGTTTTGTATGTGACAACAGCCTTCTCGGTATTTAGAAGAAAGCAACCTAGCCAGTTGAAAACAAGCTAA
- a CDS encoding pentapeptide repeat-containing protein translates to MSQNPTTPNRKKFNFTKWGFILAIVGTVATVATVPEIRGLIAPKSETGVVQKQEVELITQTEQGETLPGVKVRVISHGAPEVKSTDDNGYAKVQIPSKGDVVVNLSKAGYPTQNFTINLENEQSTTRVINLSKSGEPDVKSGASAAPTSSISNQPQTTAAPSVAANKTNNSYSVDDANKNLETLNRTKKCSNCYLVGVTLGYKNLERADLEGANLRGARAGCNLNLKGANLRGADLRGFSVGCGLYLQGADLRGANLKGAYLGTAKLRGADLTGVDLSNVNLAGADLAGAIMPNETQSPQ, encoded by the coding sequence ATGAGCCAAAACCCCACAACCCCAAACAGAAAGAAGTTTAACTTTACTAAATGGGGCTTTATTTTAGCTATTGTTGGTACTGTCGCTACTGTGGCAACAGTACCAGAAATTAGGGGTTTGATCGCACCGAAATCAGAAACTGGCGTAGTGCAAAAGCAAGAGGTTGAACTCATTACACAAACAGAACAAGGGGAAACTTTACCGGGGGTAAAAGTTCGAGTCATTTCTCATGGTGCGCCTGAAGTGAAATCGACTGATGATAATGGTTATGCTAAAGTTCAAATTCCTAGTAAAGGTGATGTTGTTGTCAATTTAAGTAAAGCAGGTTACCCGACTCAAAACTTCACAATTAACTTAGAAAACGAACAAAGTACAACCAGAGTTATAAACTTAAGCAAATCAGGTGAACCAGACGTTAAATCAGGTGCGTCTGCGGCTCCAACTTCATCTATTTCAAACCAGCCTCAAACTACTGCTGCACCTTCAGTTGCTGCAAATAAAACTAATAATTCATATAGTGTTGATGACGCAAATAAGAATCTGGAAACTTTAAACAGAACTAAGAAATGCTCAAATTGTTATCTGGTTGGTGTTACTTTAGGTTATAAAAACCTAGAACGCGCTGACTTGGAAGGCGCTAATTTGAGGGGTGCTCGTGCTGGCTGTAATCTTAATCTCAAAGGTGCCAATCTCCGTGGTGCCGACCTGCGTGGTTTTAGCGTCGGTTGCGGTTTATACTTACAGGGCGCTGACTTGCGTGGTGCTAATCTTAAGGGTGCTTACTTGGGTACGGCTAAGCTGCGCGGTGCTGACTTGACTGGCGTTGACTTATCTAATGTCAACTTAGCAGGAGCAGATCTGGCAGGAGCTATTATGCCAAATGAAACTCAATCTCCTCAGTAA
- a CDS encoding glycosyltransferase translates to MKIAYLVNKYPKVSHTFIRREIAAIEACGLPVARFSIRSCESEELVDPEDKLEFQKTQVVLGVGILGLLFNLLAVAITRPIPWLRGLWLALKVGWASERGVLYHIIYLAEACVLLHWFRNSGVTHLHAHFGTNPTTVAMLCHAIGGPPYSFTVHGPYEFDEPESLALTQKINRAAFVVTVSSFSRSQLYRWCNHQQWKKIHVIRCGLDNHFFNRNTTAISSEPNFVCVGRLCEEKGQLLLIQAVSQLAALGLQCNLTLVGDGSLRPEIESLIKDYGLEKQVKMTGWASSAEVQKYIMNSRALILPSFAEGLPVVIMEALALERPVITTYVAGIPELVKPGINGWLVPSGSVEALTEVMREVLQLPTENLEQMGKAGAASVKAQHNLAQEASKLANLFRYSQHNSQDLHCHYQLQVSLRN, encoded by the coding sequence ATGAAAATTGCCTATTTAGTCAATAAATACCCAAAGGTGAGCCACACCTTTATTCGGCGTGAAATTGCTGCAATTGAGGCTTGCGGTCTACCAGTAGCACGCTTTTCGATCCGCTCGTGCGAATCTGAAGAATTGGTTGACCCAGAGGACAAACTGGAATTCCAGAAGACTCAAGTCGTGTTGGGTGTAGGTATTTTGGGCTTGCTATTTAACCTATTAGCCGTTGCTATAACAAGACCAATTCCCTGGCTGAGGGGTCTATGGTTGGCGCTCAAAGTTGGTTGGGCTTCAGAGCGGGGAGTTCTTTACCATATCATTTACTTAGCTGAAGCTTGCGTGCTGCTGCATTGGTTTCGTAACTCAGGGGTCACTCACCTCCATGCTCACTTCGGAACCAACCCAACCACAGTGGCGATGTTGTGTCATGCGATCGGCGGACCACCCTACAGCTTTACGGTTCATGGTCCATATGAGTTTGATGAACCTGAAAGTTTAGCCCTGACTCAGAAGATAAATCGAGCTGCATTTGTTGTCACTGTTAGCTCCTTTAGTAGAAGCCAGCTTTATCGGTGGTGTAACCACCAGCAGTGGAAAAAGATTCATGTGATTCGTTGTGGTTTAGACAATCATTTTTTCAACCGCAACACAACAGCGATATCATCCGAGCCAAACTTTGTCTGCGTTGGTCGCCTTTGTGAAGAAAAAGGACAACTGCTGCTGATCCAAGCAGTTAGCCAGCTAGCGGCTCTTGGTTTGCAGTGCAATTTGACTCTGGTAGGTGACGGTTCTTTGAGACCAGAAATAGAAAGTTTAATCAAAGACTACGGTCTTGAGAAGCAGGTAAAGATGACTGGTTGGGCTAGTAGTGCTGAGGTTCAAAAATATATTATGAATTCTCGTGCTCTGATTTTGCCTAGCTTTGCAGAGGGGCTACCTGTAGTCATCATGGAAGCATTAGCATTGGAGCGTCCAGTCATTACCACCTATGTTGCAGGAATTCCTGAACTGGTAAAGCCAGGTATCAACGGGTGGCTCGTACCATCAGGTTCGGTGGAAGCTTTGACAGAAGTGATGCGTGAGGTTTTGCAACTCCCAACAGAAAATCTCGAGCAAATGGGTAAAGCTGGGGCTGCATCCGTGAAAGCACAGCACAATCTTGCACAAGAAGCAAGCAAGTTAGCGAATTTGTTCCGATATAGCCAACACAACTCTCAGGATCTGCATTGTCACTACCAACTACAGGTGAGCTTGCGGAACTAA
- a CDS encoding IS5/IS1182 family transposase, whose protein sequence is MYFYQTIVGSLFEHIQHHPLDAQRLIGLKYEQLEQLLEQAREVHNQKQVSSESKKVRIIAGGGGRRPKLSLEEQIILTLTYLRHLTTFQLLGIQFGVSETTANDTFNYWFPILGELLPPSLLEQVKKNSSDYQVVQEILTEFELIVDSYEQPRERPGEYEEQKEYYSGKKKNHTMKNQIIVLPEGKDIIDVVAGKPGTKSDINLFREHQKGFDPNQRFHGDKAYAGEESIKTPTKKPKKQELTPEQKERNKELAKERIFVEHLIRVVKIFRVAQERFRLNPNKYEQIIMTICGLVRLRLGTLVFSS, encoded by the coding sequence ATGTATTTTTACCAAACTATTGTGGGTTCTCTATTTGAGCATATTCAACATCATCCTCTAGATGCACAGCGTTTAATTGGTCTCAAGTATGAGCAATTAGAGCAACTTTTAGAACAAGCGAGAGAGGTGCATAACCAAAAACAAGTATCATCTGAGTCTAAAAAGGTAAGAATTATTGCGGGTGGAGGAGGTCGCAGACCTAAACTGTCGTTGGAAGAGCAAATAATTTTAACTTTGACATATCTCAGACATTTAACAACATTTCAATTGCTGGGCATCCAATTTGGGGTAAGTGAGACAACTGCAAACGATACATTCAATTATTGGTTTCCAATTCTAGGAGAATTATTACCACCAAGCCTACTTGAGCAGGTAAAAAAAAACTCAAGTGACTACCAAGTTGTTCAAGAAATTTTAACCGAGTTTGAGCTAATAGTAGATAGCTATGAACAGCCAAGAGAGCGACCTGGGGAATATGAAGAGCAAAAAGAATATTACTCTGGCAAAAAGAAAAACCATACTATGAAAAATCAAATTATCGTTTTACCTGAGGGGAAAGATATTATTGATGTAGTAGCAGGAAAACCAGGAACAAAAAGTGACATCAATTTATTTCGAGAACATCAAAAAGGATTTGACCCCAATCAGAGGTTTCATGGTGACAAAGCATACGCAGGAGAAGAATCAATCAAGACCCCAACGAAAAAGCCAAAAAAACAAGAATTAACTCCGGAACAAAAAGAACGAAATAAAGAATTGGCCAAGGAACGAATATTTGTTGAACATTTAATTCGTGTCGTGAAAATATTCCGAGTAGCCCAAGAACGGTTTCGGTTAAATCCTAATAAATATGAACAAATAATTATGACTATTTGTGGACTTGTAAGACTCCGACTTGGAACCTTAGTTTTCTCATCATAA
- a CDS encoding DUF2085 domain-containing protein, whose protein sequence is MEGVIFRRRRKIRWVSAIADFLLTGMVVGPLAAPFLAASGLPLLPLIANIIYFMGRHVCPQPDMGVALASPYIMAVCMRCYGTVAGLLITRLLYGVTGGKGFYWLSQYGWNGAALASVLMMAYPLELAAQVLGWWSFNNYVVTVFGLMTGLAWGLFTMPILHGWGRIKS, encoded by the coding sequence ATGGAAGGAGTAATTTTCAGAAGACGGCGAAAAATTCGTTGGGTGAGTGCAATCGCAGACTTCTTATTAACAGGGATGGTTGTAGGACCGCTTGCTGCTCCTTTTCTTGCTGCGTCTGGGTTGCCGTTGTTACCCTTAATTGCGAATATTATTTATTTTATGGGTCGTCATGTGTGTCCGCAGCCAGATATGGGGGTAGCGTTGGCGTCACCGTATATTATGGCTGTGTGTATGCGTTGCTATGGTACTGTGGCAGGGTTGCTGATAACGCGTTTGTTGTATGGGGTGACAGGTGGTAAGGGATTTTACTGGTTAAGCCAGTATGGTTGGAATGGTGCGGCGCTAGCGAGTGTGTTAATGATGGCTTATCCCTTGGAATTGGCGGCGCAGGTTTTGGGTTGGTGGAGTTTTAATAATTACGTTGTCACAGTCTTTGGGTTGATGACTGGTTTGGCATGGGGTTTGTTTACTATGCCAATATTACATGGGTGGGGACGCATCAAATCCTGA
- a CDS encoding oligosaccharide flippase family protein, whose protein sequence is MSNDQRLLWLIPIVGLSSIFDGFSSSTIHTLQRRIDLGKLIRFDLLIQVLTLSTLILWSWWRPSIWTLAFGVVAGAVYRMVGTHWLIPGYSNRFAWDRDAVKEILFFGRWMFLATAVTFLNEQADRLILGKLLSFKVLGVYTVAFTLASIPREIVKQLSHRVIFPAIASLVDQSRSTLRAKILRQRRLILMGFAMLFAVLVTVGDQIIAVLYDQRYAEATWMMPILCCGFWFSVLFHTTNPALLAIGKPLYTAQSNLAGFVVMGLGIPLAFSAFGTLGAIILIALSDMPLYIVSLYGLWREKLSLIVQDIQSTAFFIGVLALFLIIRHSLGFGLPIQAIL, encoded by the coding sequence ATGTCTAATGACCAGCGCCTCCTCTGGTTAATTCCCATCGTAGGACTGTCCTCAATTTTCGATGGATTCAGTTCCAGTACCATACATACTCTCCAGCGCCGGATAGACTTAGGTAAGTTAATCCGGTTTGACCTGCTCATACAGGTTTTGACTCTGTCTACTTTAATTCTTTGGTCTTGGTGGAGACCGAGTATCTGGACGTTAGCGTTTGGAGTCGTAGCAGGTGCAGTATACAGAATGGTAGGTACCCATTGGTTAATACCAGGATATTCCAATCGCTTCGCTTGGGATCGGGATGCAGTTAAAGAGATTCTATTCTTTGGTAGATGGATGTTTCTAGCAACCGCAGTCACGTTTTTAAACGAGCAAGCCGATCGCCTCATTCTTGGTAAGCTACTGTCTTTTAAAGTTTTAGGAGTCTACACAGTCGCTTTTACCCTAGCAAGTATACCCCGAGAAATCGTTAAACAACTGAGCCATCGAGTCATTTTTCCCGCAATTGCCAGCCTAGTTGACCAGTCACGCTCAACTCTACGGGCCAAGATTCTCCGCCAACGTCGGCTGATACTGATGGGGTTTGCGATGTTATTTGCTGTTCTCGTGACTGTTGGCGATCAAATCATAGCAGTACTTTATGACCAAAGGTATGCCGAGGCAACCTGGATGATGCCGATTTTGTGCTGCGGTTTTTGGTTTTCCGTGTTATTTCACACGACCAACCCTGCTCTTTTAGCGATTGGTAAGCCTTTATACACAGCCCAAAGCAATCTAGCTGGATTTGTAGTCATGGGTTTAGGAATACCTCTGGCATTTTCCGCTTTCGGCACCCTGGGAGCAATAATCTTGATTGCACTCAGCGATATGCCTTTGTACATAGTCAGCCTTTATGGGCTTTGGCGTGAAAAACTCTCCTTGATAGTGCAGGATATTCAGAGCACAGCCTTTTTTATCGGCGTACTCGCACTATTTCTCATCATCAGGCATTCCCTAGGTTTTGGACTACCTATTCAAGCCATCCTTTAG
- the argZ gene encoding bifunctional arginine dihydrolase/ornithine cyclodeaminase codes for MNSRISFLMCAPDHYDVDYVINPWMEGNIHKSSRDRAVEQWEQLHHILKEHAIVDLVAPQKGLPDMVFTANAGLLLGKTVVLSRFLHKERQGEEPYFKQWFEENGYTVHELPKDLPFEGAGDALLDREGRWLWAGYGFRTELDSHPYLAKWLDIEVLSLRLIDERFYHLDTCFCPLKDGYLLYYPPAFDSYSNRLIEMRVPQEKRIPIAEADAVNFACNAVNVDHIVVMNKATDALKARLADAGFQVIETQLTEFLKAGGAAKCLTLRVTEPVREEVHANVSVESRVLRIEGHLLDSGLINRALDLITDNGGSFQVLNFHLGEQRQSTSQAEVKVSAPSHEVMESIVSHLIDLGAVDLPQDERDAKLEPVTQSGVAPDDFYVSTIYPTEVRLGGSWVKVQNQRMDGAIAITQTPTGMVAKCKLLRDLEVGEQVVVDVQGIRTVRKTESREQRNAQEFSFMSAGVSSERRVELVVEQVAWELRKIRDAGGKVVVTAGPVVIHTGGGEHLAQLIREGYVQALLGGNAIAVHDIEQAMMGTSLGVDMKRGVAVRGGHRHHLKVINTMRRHGSIAKAVEAGVIKSGVMYECVRNGVPFCLAGSIRDDGPMPDTEMDLIKAQTEYARLLKGADMILMLSSMLHSIGVGNMTPAGVKMVCVDINPAVVTKLSDRGSIESVGVVTDVGLFLSLLMQQLQKLTSPYISKVV; via the coding sequence ATGAATTCCCGGATTAGCTTTTTGATGTGCGCCCCCGACCACTACGATGTAGATTATGTGATTAATCCCTGGATGGAAGGGAATATTCATAAGTCATCGCGCGATCGCGCCGTAGAACAGTGGGAACAACTGCATCATATCCTCAAAGAACACGCGATTGTTGACTTAGTAGCACCGCAGAAAGGTTTGCCGGACATGGTGTTTACGGCAAATGCTGGCTTATTGCTGGGCAAGACCGTGGTTCTCAGTCGCTTTTTACACAAAGAGCGTCAAGGGGAGGAGCCTTACTTTAAGCAGTGGTTTGAGGAAAATGGGTATACTGTTCACGAATTACCCAAAGATTTGCCCTTTGAAGGTGCAGGGGACGCACTGCTAGATCGGGAAGGACGCTGGCTTTGGGCTGGATACGGTTTCCGGACAGAATTAGATTCTCACCCCTACCTGGCAAAATGGCTGGATATTGAGGTGCTATCGTTGCGCCTGATAGACGAGCGCTTTTACCATCTAGATACCTGCTTTTGTCCCCTAAAAGATGGTTATTTGCTGTACTATCCACCCGCGTTTGATTCCTACTCCAACCGCTTAATTGAAATGCGGGTACCACAAGAAAAGCGGATACCCATTGCTGAAGCCGACGCGGTCAACTTCGCCTGCAATGCGGTGAATGTGGATCATATCGTTGTGATGAATAAGGCAACGGATGCACTGAAAGCACGCCTTGCAGATGCTGGGTTCCAAGTGATTGAAACGCAGCTGACCGAATTTCTCAAAGCTGGTGGCGCGGCTAAATGCTTAACCTTGCGAGTGACGGAACCAGTACGGGAAGAAGTCCATGCCAATGTGTCGGTGGAGAGCAGGGTATTACGTATAGAAGGACACTTGCTTGACTCTGGCTTGATTAATCGCGCTTTAGATTTGATTACCGACAATGGCGGTAGTTTCCAAGTGCTGAATTTCCACTTGGGAGAGCAGCGACAAAGTACCTCACAAGCAGAGGTAAAGGTATCCGCGCCTTCTCATGAGGTGATGGAAAGTATCGTATCACATCTGATTGATTTGGGCGCAGTGGACTTGCCCCAAGATGAGCGCGATGCCAAACTCGAACCCGTCACTCAATCAGGGGTCGCTCCCGATGATTTCTACGTTAGCACGATTTATCCTACTGAAGTGCGTCTTGGTGGTTCGTGGGTGAAGGTGCAAAATCAGCGGATGGATGGTGCTATTGCCATTACTCAAACTCCCACAGGGATGGTAGCAAAGTGTAAACTACTACGCGATTTAGAAGTAGGCGAGCAGGTCGTTGTGGATGTCCAGGGTATCCGCACCGTCCGCAAAACCGAATCGCGGGAACAGCGCAATGCACAAGAATTCAGCTTTATGTCGGCGGGAGTTTCCAGCGAGCGGCGAGTGGAACTGGTCGTCGAGCAAGTGGCTTGGGAATTACGTAAAATCCGCGATGCAGGTGGTAAAGTTGTTGTCACGGCAGGACCAGTGGTGATTCACACCGGAGGCGGCGAACATCTAGCGCAACTGATTCGAGAAGGATATGTGCAGGCGTTGCTGGGTGGAAATGCGATCGCCGTCCACGACATTGAGCAAGCGATGATGGGTACATCCCTTGGTGTGGATATGAAGCGGGGTGTCGCTGTACGCGGCGGACACCGCCATCACCTGAAGGTGATTAACACTATGCGTCGTCATGGTAGCATTGCCAAAGCTGTTGAAGCTGGGGTGATTAAGAGTGGCGTAATGTATGAATGCGTCCGCAATGGAGTCCCGTTCTGTCTTGCAGGTTCGATTCGGGATGATGGTCCTATGCCCGATACAGAGATGGATTTGATTAAAGCACAAACTGAATACGCTCGACTGCTCAAAGGTGCAGACATGATCTTAATGCTGTCATCGATGCTGCACTCGATTGGCGTGGGGAATATGACTCCTGCGGGGGTGAAAATGGTGTGTGTGGATATCAATCCAGCTGTGGTGACGAAATTGAGCGACAGAGGTTCGATAGAATCAGTTGGTGTGGTGACAGATGTGGGGTTGTTCCTCAGTCTGTTGATGCAGCAATTGCAGAAGTTGACGAGTCCTTATATTAGTAAGGTAGTTTAG
- a CDS encoding glycosyltransferase family protein, with protein MIVCIYEDRPKYLIGVKLTVLSLARHCPDLPVIISCPQPSASFRRWTELQPNTKLFAEDDLAEVGWNVKPTILLRRLSEGHPEVVWIDSDIIVNRDFRDRLQHFGKDTLVVTQEDYWGQYQGGTHRTVAWGLKPGRTFSTTVNTGIVRVTPRHVELLKTWQTMLNDPTYIQVQRQPYYQRPLHMLGDQEVLTALLGSVEFSQVPVEMLKRGIDIAQCYGPAGYTPSERLQRLLKGQGLPALIHSMGRKPWEMAPSAAAIWSSHEPLKKRLRAYYDRIHLELSPYTSIARQYRQLIGEDARWMDVQTTPARLFATLSAGHPTLQGFPLALFDAAVRHARRRIGIARYRLNG; from the coding sequence ATGATCGTTTGCATCTACGAGGATCGTCCCAAGTACCTTATCGGGGTTAAGCTCACCGTGTTGAGTCTGGCGCGTCATTGTCCAGACCTTCCCGTCATCATCAGTTGTCCCCAACCAAGTGCCTCCTTTCGCCGTTGGACTGAACTTCAACCCAATACAAAGCTTTTTGCCGAGGACGATCTAGCCGAGGTTGGTTGGAACGTGAAGCCGACAATTCTGCTGCGCCGTCTCAGCGAAGGTCATCCCGAGGTCGTTTGGATTGACTCAGACATTATCGTTAATCGGGATTTTCGCGATCGCTTGCAGCACTTTGGCAAGGATACATTGGTTGTCACCCAGGAGGATTACTGGGGACAGTATCAAGGAGGAACTCACCGCACCGTTGCTTGGGGACTTAAACCAGGTCGAACTTTTTCCACCACGGTCAATACGGGTATTGTCCGGGTGACTCCTCGGCACGTAGAACTCCTCAAGACTTGGCAGACGATGCTTAATGACCCTACTTACATTCAAGTACAGCGCCAGCCATACTACCAACGCCCGTTGCATATGCTCGGTGATCAAGAGGTGCTAACTGCCCTTCTAGGTTCTGTAGAATTTTCGCAAGTGCCCGTAGAGATGCTCAAGCGCGGAATTGATATCGCGCAATGTTACGGACCTGCCGGCTACACCCCCAGCGAACGACTACAGAGGCTCCTGAAAGGTCAAGGTCTGCCTGCATTAATCCACTCAATGGGTCGCAAGCCCTGGGAGATGGCTCCTTCTGCGGCGGCAATTTGGAGTTCTCACGAGCCGCTGAAAAAGCGCCTGCGCGCATATTACGATCGCATCCACCTAGAACTCTCACCGTATACATCAATCGCCCGCCAATACCGACAGCTAATCGGGGAAGACGCACGTTGGATGGATGTTCAAACCACCCCCGCACGGCTTTTCGCAACGCTATCAGCAGGTCATCCCACTTTGCAGGGCTTCCCCCTGGCGTTGTTTGATGCTGCGGTTCGTCACGCTCGCCGTCGGATTGGTATTGCTCGCTACCGCCTAAATGGGTAG